A window from Cherax quadricarinatus isolate ZL_2023a chromosome 94, ASM3850222v1, whole genome shotgun sequence encodes these proteins:
- the LOC128700888 gene encoding zinc finger protein 84-like, whose translation MEKHKDHKPHQCSECLKCFSRKGSLVAHMRVHTGDKPYQCTECLKCFSQKGSLVPHMRVHTGDKPYQCSECLKCFSKKSNLVRHVRVHTGDKPCQCSECLKCFGKKGNLVRHVRVHAGDKPYQCSECLKCFSKKSNLVAHMRVHTGDKPYHCSECLKCFSKKSSLVAHMRVHTGDKPYHCSECLKCFSDKNSLMRHMRVHTGDKPYQCSECLKCFSDKNSLMRHMRVHTGDKPYQCSECLKCFSDKNSLVRHMRVHTGDKPYACLECLKCFSNKNSLVKHVRVHTGDKPYQCSECLKCFSEKGSLVTHMRLHTEDKPYECSECLKCFKVKNYLVRHVRVHTGDKPYACSECLKCFSDKNSLVRHMRVHTGDKPYQCSECLKCFSDRNSLVRHVRVHTGDKPYQCSECLKCFSNKNSLVKHVRVHTGDKPYQCSECLKCFSNKNSLVKHVRVHTGDKPYQCSECLKCFSVKGSVVIHMRLHTGVKAYQCSECLKCFGRKTHLVRHTRKHSGDKTC comes from the coding sequence ATGGAAAAGCATAAAGATCATAAACCacatcaatgttcagagtgtctgaaatgttttagtagaaaaggcagtcttgtggcacatatgagagtacatacaggagataaaccatatcaatgtacagagtgtctgaaatgttttagtcaaaaaggcagtcttgtgccacatatgagagtacatacaggagataaaccatatcaatgttcagagtgtctgaaatgttttagtaaaaaaagcaatcttgtgagacatgtgagagtacatacaggagataaaccatgtCAATGTTCAGAGTGCCTGAAATGTTTTGGTAAAAAAGGCAATCTTGTGAGACATGTGAGAGTACAtgcaggagataaaccatatcaatgttcagagtgtctgaaatgttttagtaaaAAAAGCAATCTTGTggcacatatgagagtacatacaggagataaaccatatcactgttcagagtgtctgaaatgttttagtaaaAAAAGCAGTCTTGTggcacatatgagagtacatacaggagataaaccatatcactgttcagagtgtctgaaatgttttagtgataAAAACAGTCTTATGAGACATATGAGAGTAcacacaggagataaaccatatcaatgttcagaatgtctgaaatgttttagtgataAAAACAGTCTTATGAGACATATGAGAGTAcacacaggagataaaccatatcaatgttcagaatgtctgaaatgttttagtgataAAAACAGTCTTGTgagacatatgagagtacatacaggagataaaccatatgcATGTttagagtgtctgaaatgttttagtaatAAAAACAGTCTTGTGAAACatgtgagagtacatacaggagataaaccatatcagtgttcagagtgtctgaaatgttttagtgaaaAAGGCAGTCTTGTAACACACATGAGATTACATACAGAAGATAAACCATATGAATGctctgagtgtctgaaatgttttaaagTAAAAAATTATCTTGTGAGACatgtgagagtacatacaggagataaaccatatgcatgttcagagtgtctgaaatgttttagcgATAAAAACAGTCTTGTgagacatatgagagtacatacaggagataaaccatatcaatgttcagagtgtctgaaatgttttagtgataGAAACAGTCTTGTGAGACatgtgagagtacatacaggagataaaccatatcagtgttcagagtgtctgaaatgttttagtaatAAAAACAGTCTTGTGAAACatgtgagagtacatacaggagataaaccatatcagtgttcagagtgtctgaaatgttttagtaatAAAAACAGTCTTGTGAAACatgtgagagtacatacaggagataaaccatatcagtgttcagagtgtctgaaatgttttagtgtaaaaGGCAGTGTTGTAATACATATGAGATTACATACAGGAGTTAAAGCATATCAATGctctgagtgtctgaaatgttttggTAGAAAAACCCATCTTGTGAGACATACACGAAAACATTCAGGAGATAAAACATGTTAG